GCATGGACGAATCCATGAAAGAGAAAAAGACCCATGACCCCATTAAGAACGAGGCCGACAACGGCCTGAAAAACGATGCCTACACCCTGGCCATGGCCCGCACCTCTGATCCGGATTCGGCCACGGCCCAGTTTTTCATCAATGTGTCGGACAACGATTTTCTGAATCACAAGGGCAAGACCCCCCAGGGTTGGGGCTATGCCGTGTTCGGCAAGGTCGTCGAGGGCCAGGATGTGGTGGACGCCATCAAAAAGGTTCCCACCATGACCAAGGGCTTCCACGAGAACGTGCCGGTCATGCCGGTGAAGATCATCAAGGCCGTGGTGGTCGAAAAATAGTTTCCGTTTTTCGCCGTACGGAAAGCGCCCCGGGATGATCGTCCCGGGGCGCTTTTTTCGTTTTTCAGGGAAGGGTTGTCACTTCGTGCAATGGTCCTTGCACAAGGCGAGGGCGTGATGCTAGGCAACTGTGGAAAGGGGAGTATTTCCGCCGCAGTCAAACAAACGAGGAGAGAGCCGCATGTTTCCGTCCGCGTCGTGGCCAAAAGGAGTGCGTCCGTCGGCCCTGGCCATGCGACTGCTGGTGCTCCTGGTCCTTTTCGTCCTGCCGGGCCTTGGCCACGCCTACGTCATCACGCCCGAATACCAGGCCGCCGTAAGCGACGCCCAAACCCTGACCCCGGCCAAGATTTCCAAGGATCTGGTGGCGGTGAGCCAGTACAACGACAACCTGAATCTGGTTTGGGAAGGTGTGCCCGGCAGTTCGCGGGTGCTCATGGTCTGCTGGACCAACGGCCAGTACTATCGGCCCTACATCGGCCAGGCCTATACCCTGGACGTGTTCCGCAACCTGTGGGTCACGGCCTCGCCGGAGCTTGCGAACTGGCTGTCGGGCCATTTAGCCGAGGCCACGGTCAGCCGGGTGGAGGAACTCCTGGGCCTGCCTCAGGAGTATGGCCAGACAGATTTCGTGGAGATGTGGGTGAACCTCGAAGACCTGTTTCGGCCCAGCGCCGACCCTGAGATCACCGACCACGAGGCCGAACTCGAATTGCGGGCCAATCCGCTCATACCGTACAGCACGACCGTGACCATCACCGAGAAGGTGGGCGGCGTGCCCGTGGCCTACACCTTCCCGGACTGGTACGCCACCCGCCGGGCCACCATCTACACCGCCACCCCGCCCTTTCCCTGGACCGCCCTGGGCTACACCTACGATTATGGCAACCCCGCGACTACGGTAGGGCTTTCGGAATTCGTCATTCGCGGCGGTTCGACGGTCACGGTCAAGTCCGTGACCCCCAACGCCGAGTTCCTGCATCCAGGCAGCGGCAGTACGGCGGCCACGGGCATCCTGCTGCAAAACGCCGACTGACGCGGGGCCTGACGCGGCGAGGCGACGCCCAATGGGGGCGGGCTGCGTCCGGTGGCGTGGCGGACACGGGCCGCCAGGGGCATTCGTACGCCTTCCATCCACTTCGAGACCACGTTCCGCCCTGACGCGGGATGTGCGGCACGGGAGTTCAGGCATGAAGAAAGAAACGCTTCTGTTTATCGATATCCAAAACGACTATTTTCCCGGCGGGGCCTTCGAGCTGGACGGCGCCGAGGCTGCCGGGCGCAATGCCCGCCTGCTCCTGGACCGTTTTCGTGAGGCGGGGCGGCCGGTGGTCCACATCCGGCACGAGTCCCTGCAGCCGGGATCGACGTTTTTTCTGCCCGGCACACCTGGCGCGGATATCCACCCCCTGGTCGCGCCGCTGCCCGGCGAACCTGTGATCCTGAAACACTTTCCGAATTCCTTCCGGGAGACCGGGCTTCAGATGGAGCTGGACCGGCTGGGGACGCGGCGTCTGGCCGTGGCCGGGATGATGACGCTGATGTGCGTGGACGCTACAGTCCGGGCAGCCTTCGACCTGGGCTATGAACTGGACGTCGTCCATGACGCCTGCGCGGCCCGGGCCCTGCGTTTCGGGGATATGGACATCCCGGCCCAGGGTGTGCACGGAGCGTTTCTGGCCGCCCTGGGGCTGGTCTACGCCCGGATCCTGTCCACCCGGGAGTTCCTGGGCCAGGATGTCCCCCGGGCCTGAGAATTCGGGCCAGGGGAGGCGGGCGGGAGGCTTCCCGGCGCGTGACGTGACGCCCGACAAGCCGATCCCGCGTCCGCCCATCCCGGGATCATTTTTTGGAGTAGGTGATAAGCGACACCACCGCGCCCTGGGGGTCGGCGATGACGCAGAAGCGGCCCACGCCCGCGATGTCCGTGGGCGGGACGCAGACGTGCCCGCCGAGTTCGGCGGCCTTTTGGGCTGCGGCGTCCACGTCGTCCACGGTCACGTAGGCGCCCCAGTTGGGGGGCATGCCCTCCGGAGCGCCGGGGGGGATGCCCATGATGCCGCCCACGGGCGTCTCCCCCACCTTGATAAGGGTATAGTGCGTGTGCCCCATGGGCGCTTCTTCCAGGGTCCAGCCCAGGAGGGCGGCGTAGAAGGCCTTGGCTTTCGCGGGATCGGTGGTCATCAGCTCGTTCCAACTGAAGGCGCCGTGGGTCGTGTAGGCGTCGGACATGGTTCACCTCGTGGTGTCTTGTGATTGGCCCGCCCGGAAGGGGAGCAGGCCAACATGATGTACGGCCTGGGGCGATGTTTGACAACCCGGCCGGGGTGCCGGACGGTGGCCGCATCCGGCCGGTATTCCCGTCGGGCGCGGAACGGTTGCGGGAGAGGGGCGGGCGCACACGAAAAAAAAAGCCCCTGCGCGAGGCAGGGGCTTTGGCGTCACGAAGCGTGGAAGAAACTACTTCTGGGCCACGTGGCAGATGTTGTTGGAGCACGGGGACAGCTTCAGGACTTCCTTGCCGTGTTCTTTGCGCTCCTGGTTCATCTTCATGTGGCAGCCCAGGCAGCTGTAGGCGGCGTCCTTGCTGTGGTAGGCCTTGAAATAGGACATGGTGTCCTGACGCGAATCCATCACGTCATGACAGCCGTCGGAGTTGCAGGATTCCACCGGACCCTTGCCGTCCCACATGTGATGACAGTCGGCGCAGGCCAGGGTGGCGTGCTGGCCGTGGGAGAAGGTGACGGCGGGCAGTTTGGTGGCGACGACGCCCGAGGGCCGCTTGAAGGTGAGTTCGAGCGGAAAACAGATGGTGGATTTGGCCTCGACGAATTTGCTGAATCCGGCGTTTTCCGAAAACGCCATCGGCGCGAGGGCCAGGGAAAGGGCCATGCCGAGTAGTGCCAGGTACATAACCTTCGAGCGCATCAAATCTCCTCCTTGGGCTCCGGGGGCTCCGGGGAATCCGTAACTCGAAAAAAAGCGGCCTCTTGCCGAACGATCAACGAGCCGTGTCGAGTCGGGCGAACGGCCCTTTTCGCGGCGCACAGAATAACCAAGCGTAAAATTTCACAAAGGGGAAGTCAATAAAAAAAACAACAAAAGCGGTTTGTCGACAGCCCCGCATGTCGGCCTGATGCGGCCGGTTGGGAATCATTCAAGCGGCGGGTCGGCCTCGACATTGTCCAGGGCGTCCATGAGCACGATGGACAGGCGGATGAAATCCGATTCGGTCAGGATGCCCACCAGCTTTTTGCCGTCGAGTACGGGCAGGCAGCCGTATTTGTGGGTCAAAAGCAGATGGGCGGCGTCGCGCAGGGGGGCGTCCGGGGCGGTGTGTTTGACGTCGGCGCGCATGATTTCCGCGATGGGAATGCCTGCATAGATTTCGTCCTGGGTGGCGTCGTCGATGTCGGCAAGCCTGGACACGGTCGCCGACAGCATGTCCCGGTGGGTCACAAGCCCCACGAACAGACCATCCTTGTCCATGATGGGGACATGGCGGATGCGGGCCATATCCATGACCTGGCGTGCTGCAAGCAGGGTGTCGGCGGCGGTCAGGGCCACGAGCCTGTCGGTCATGATGTCCCGGACGGTGAGCATGGCGATCTCCTTTTCTAGACCGTCGATACTTCTCACCGGCGGCGCGTGTCTGTCAAGGCTGCCTGATCGCGCGTGTCCGCCCGGTCGGGCGGCGTGTTGACTTGCCGGGGGAATTCTGGTTTGCACCAGCAAAAATCGGATCAATTCGGTTCGATGCGCGGAGCACGGGGAGGCGGACGGTGCGAATCGATTTGCGGCGGAACAGGGATCGCATGGTCCGGGAACAGATCGAGGCCCGGGGGATTCACGACCCGGCGGTGGTGCGAGCCATGCGGGCCGTTCCCCGGCATCTTTTCGTGGAAGAGGCGCTCATTCCCCAGGCCTACGAGGATCATCCCCTGCCCCTGGGGCACGGCCAGACCATCTCCCAGCCCTATGTGGTGGCCTGGATGACCGCCTTGTGCGACATCGCGCCGGACATGAAGGTGCTGGAGATCGGTACGGGGTCGGGATACCAGGCGGCGGTCCTGGCGGAAATGGGCGCCCGGGTATACACGGTGGAACGGGTGGCGGCGCTCCAGGAGGCGGCCAAGACCAGACTTGCGGCCCTGCGCTATTCCCAGGTCCGCTTCAAGCTCGATGACGGCACCCTGGGCTGGCCCGACGAGGCCCCCTTCGACCGCATCCTGGTCACGGCGGCGGGGCCGATTGTGCCCGAGCCGCTCGTCGCCCAGTTGGCGGACCCGGGGAAGATGCTCATTCCCGTGGGGCCGTCCAAACGCGGCCAGACGCTTCTTTTGGTGGAGAAACAAAACGGCCGGACCGTCTCCCGGGACATGGGAGGGGTGATGTTTGTGGACCTGGTCGGCAGGCACGGCTGGTAACCCGCGTATCATGGCGCATATTCGATAACATAAGAAGGTGGAAGGTTTCATGCCCGAGAAAAACGAATCGTCCTGTTCCTCCTGCTCCTCGGCCTCGGGGGCGGAGGGTTCCTGCGGAAGCCGTGGCGATGCTGCGGAAGCCATGCGCGACGTGCTCATCACCTCCACCCTGGAGAAGATTCGCTACAAGATTTTCGTCATGAGCGGCAAGGGCGGCGTGGGCAAGAGCTCCGTAGCCGTGAACATGGCCTGCGCCCTGGCCCTGCGCGGTTTCAAAGTAGGCATCATGGATGTGGACATCCATGGCCCGAGCGTGCCGCGCATGCTGGGGCTCACGGGCAACCTGGAGGTGGAGCGGGGCTGCGTGGTTCCCAAGAAGTTCGGGGACAATCTGTTCGTGGTCTCCATGGAATCCCTGCTCCAGGATCCGGACCAGGCCGTCTTGTGGCGCGGCCCCATGAAGACCACGGCCATCCGGCAGTTCATCGCCGACGTGGAGTGGGGGGATCTGGATTTCTTGGTGATCGATTCGCCTCCGGGCACGGGCGATGAGCACATGACCGTGCTCAAAATTATCCCCGACGCCCTGTGCGTGGTGGTCACCACGCCCCAGGAGGTCTCCCTGGCCGATGTGCGCAAGGCCGTGAATTTTTTGCAATACGCCCAGGCCAACATCCTTGGCGTGGTGGAAAACATGAGCGGGCTGGTGTGCCCGCATTGCCGCCAGGAAATCGAACTGTTCAAAAAGGGCGGCGGACGGCTTCTGGCCGAGAAATACGGCATCCCCTTTTTGGGGGCCGTGCCGCTTGATCCGGTGACGGTGGTGGCCGGGGACATGGGAAAGCCCGTGGTCATGCTTGAGGAGGATTCCCCTGTGAAGCAGGCGTTTACGGCCTTGGCCGACGCCGTGGCCGAGGCCGCCCAGTCCAGCCTTGAGGCCCATGTGAGCATGCGCCCCTAAGACGCCGTACCTGTTGCCGGCCCGGCCAGTCGGCCACCGCGTGTGGCGGACGGCGGGAACCTCCGGCTGATATATGTGACGCCACTACCGCAGAAGGGATTTCCGATGATGCTCAATACGGCCAACACCCTGACCATGGCGCGCATCGGCGTGGTGCCGGTTTTGGTGGTCATGCTTTCGTATCCGGGAAAGATCATGTGCCTGGCGGCCACGCTGGTGTTCATCGCGGCGGCCATCACCGATGTCTTTGACGGATACATCGCCCGGCGGTTCAATCTGGTCACCTCCCTGGGGAAATTCCTGGACCCCCTGGCCGACAAACTCCTGGTGGGTTCCACGCTCATCATGCTGGCCGGGCAGGGGTTCATCCCGTCCTGGGTGGCCGTGGTCATCATCTGCCGGGAGATTGCGGTCACGGGGCTGCGCGCCGTGGCGGCGGACATGGGGGTGGTCATCGCCGCCGACGCCTTCGGCAAGCTCAAGACCGTGACCCAGGCCGTGGCCCTGTGCCCGCTGATCCTGCACTTTCCCTGGTACGGCCTGGACCCGCAACCCTTCGGAACGGCCTTTTTATATGTTGCCCTTGTCTTGACCGTGGGTTCGGGTATAAACTATTTTTCAAATTTTTACGGTGTCGTGACCAACGGGTCCAAATGACGTTGCGATACGGGATTGCGCGAACATCCGGGCCGGAGAATCACATTGCTTTCCGCCCGTCGGCAAGGTATGAAAAAAAGGAATAAAACGTGCCTGGCGCGGCGAAACGCCGCCGTCGGCCTTAAAAAACGGCGTGACGTGCCCATGGAAGGCCATAAGACCCAAAACCTGTCGGCGCGCATTTCCAATTGCCTGCAGACCATTTTGGAGTTGGAACCTGATCTGGAGCGTCTGCGGCTTGGGCATGTGCTGATCAGGGAGTTCCAGATTCTCAAGACGTTTCTGGCCCGCATGGACCGGATCGACATTGAGGAAAGCGATGTCGCGCGGATTGAGACGGCCACGGAAAGTTTTTTGCGCGAGTTGAAGACCCCGCTTGCGCTTGTGGAACTTGAACGGATCAGGAAATATATCGTGCACTAATGCTCTGGCGAAGAATACTCCTTTCGGCGCTCGTCGTATTCAACCTGTTTTTGCTCTACAATCTGGTGTGGAGCGAGAACGGCATCTTCGCCTATCTCGACCTGAAATCCCACCACGCCCTGCTCGTCAAGAAGCTGGAAACCGTCGAGGAGAAGTCTCTGGATTTGAGCCAGGAGATTCGTTGGCTCAAGTCCGACCGGACCTTCACGGAAAAAATGGCCAGGTCGCGGATGAATTATCTCAAGGACAACGAGATCCTCTACCAGTTCCCCAAGGACGCGGCGGGGAACACGGAGGGACCGTCACCCAATGATCGAAAAAATTGACCTGTATCGGGAAGTGCTGGCCATCGAGCCCAACTCCAAGGCGTTTTTTCCCTTGGCCCGGGCCTTGGCCGAGTCGGGTCGTCCGGACGAGGCCATGGCCATCCTGGAAACAGGGATCGGTTTTCATCCCGACCATCTGGAGGCCAAGTTCCTCCTTGTCGAACTCTATGCCGCAAGCGACCGGGAAGAGGATGCCGTCCGGGTCTTTTCCGGCGTCCAGGACAGCCTGGTCCGCTATCCCGCCGTATGGCGCCTGTGGGCGCGCCACGCCGCGTTTTCCTCCCGCGATCCGATTGTGGCCTTGTCCTTTTTGGCCCAGTTTTTCCGCGATCCGGGACTGACCTTCGCCGGGGTGCTGGAAAAGGGGTTGGAGGCCATGGCCGCCTCCCCCCTGGCCGCGCCCTCTCCGGCACAGCCTGTTGTGGAGGCGGCGACCCCGGAAACCGGGTCGGTTGCGTCTTCCGAAGCGGCGGAGATCCTGGAGGGAGGAACGCCAGCCCCTGTCGCGGAGCCGGAAACGGCCCCGACACCGCCGTCGGCCATGGCCGCCGGTCCTGCAAATGCCTGCGAACCTACGGCGGAGGCTCCTGCCCCGGCCGCAGCCGGACTTCCCGAAGAGGCCGTCCCTGACGAGGAAGCGGAGATGTCCATGCCCCTGCGCGGCGCGCAGGAGGTGCTGGAGCTGGCCGGGGCGCTCGGCATGGCCGAGGAGGACGAGGCGCCCGCAAAAGAGGCTGCGTCCCTGGCCGCCGACATGCCCGACGCAGTACCCGCCGTCGCCCAGGTCCGCACCGTTCACATTCCGGACATGGGCATCCGAACCCGGACCATGGCCTCGCTTCTGGCCGCCCAGGGGGATGCCCAGGGCGCATTGGATATCTATCGCGAATTGCGTGCCCATCTGCCGTCCGGTCCCGAACGGGCCGAGGTCGAGGCCAGGATCGCCGAGTTGTCCCCTCCAGGGCTGGCGGCGTTTACGCAAAAAACCGTCCATGAGCCGCAACCCGTGGCTGCTCCCGTGAAACCCAAGGGGAAGGCCAAGCTCATGGGCCTGCTGGATGCCTTGGCGGGACGCCTTGAGGCCCGTTCCGAGGCCTGATACAATAATCCAACCCTGCCCGTGCGATGCGGTTGTCGCGCCGATGCGCGGCGTTGCTGCGGCGCCGGGGGGAAACCGTCGGGCGGCGGGGAGGAGACGGCCGTTGACCTCCTTTTCGCTTTGGGATGTAATGATATTTCGCCGGGCGTCACGCCTTTTACGCCCGGCGGGAACGGCGAAACAAGCGACAACCACTTCGGATTCCAAGCGCGGACGCGCCGGGGAGATATTCCCCAGGCCGCAACGTCTGCCGGAACTCCCGCAAAAGGACAACACGTTGAAACGCACGACAGTACTTCTCGCGGTCGCGGCCCTTTGCCTTGGCCTTGCGTCCGGATGCTCCACCGCTCGCAACACCTGGAAGGACACCAAAAAATTGTACAAGGAGTATGTCGATACCGACCCCACCGTCGATTTGACCGATGAGGGCATCACGGATCCGGCCTTGCAAAAGCTGGCGCGGTTGTTTGGCCCCGTGGACCAACGCCTGGAAATGTTCATCAGGGTGTACTACACTCAGGACAATCCCCCCGAGGCCGAGTGGTGCGAGCAGCTTTTGCGCGACTTTCCCTGGCTTTCCGGGGTAGCCGTGGTGAACAAGGACGGCTCCATCCGCATGCAGCAGCCCCTTATCGCCATGCGCCCGCTCGAATTCGGCCCGATCCTGGACAACGAGAACCGCTATGCGAAGCGCGGTTTGGCCGCCACGGCCAGCGTGGACGATATGGGGCCGATCATCTATGTCGGCGCGCCCTTTTTCGAAAACAACGAATTCGCCGGGGCCATCGTGTCCTGGTTTGAGCCGCGAAACATCGTGGAGGCCTCACCCGCCCCGGATGAGCTGATCATGCTCCAGCCCGAGGCCGTCTTGTGGCCCACTGCGGCGTCCGGAGAGGGGGCAGGACAGGGATTTTTGTCCGCCAACTGGGCGGAGGTTCTCAAAACCGAGGTTCAGGGAGAGATCCAGGCCGGCGGCGGCCGCTATGTCTGGCAGTCGCGCTACATCGGGCAACTGCCCATCCTGTACCTGACCCAGGCCCCCGCAGGCAACGAGGTCAAGGCGGACAAGGCGGCCGCCGCCGAAGTCGGCCAGGCCGCCGAGGCGTCCATCACGGAAGCGCCCCCGGCGGACGCCGGTGTCGGGCAGGAGCTGCCGCCTGAGACGGTAACGCCGCCGCCATCATTCTAAGGGATCCACCGGGAATCGGTCCAACGCCAGACAAGCGCCACGCGGCCATGGCCGCAACGGAGAAGCGACATGCCCCAGATCACCGTCACCGAACACCTGCTGCTGCATCAGAAGGAATCGCCCATGGCCACAGGGCGGTTTACCCGGCTTCTCAATGAACTCATCCTGGCGGCCAAGATCATTTCCCGGGAGGTGCGCAAGGCCGGGCTGGTGGATGTCCTGGGGTTCACCGGCGAGGTCAACGTGCAGGGCGAGCAGGTGCAAAAACTCGACGAATACGCCAACAAGGTGCTCATCCACCGCATGCAGCGGGCGGGGGTGTTGTGCGCCATCGCCTCCGAGGAGAACGCCGACCTCATCCTGATCCCCGACACCTTCCCCAAGGGTGAATACTTTCTCATTTTCGACCCCCTGGACGGTTCCTCCAACATCGACGCCAACGTCAACGTGGGCACCATCTTCTCCATCTACCGGGCCAAGGATTCCGGCAACGGGGAGCGTCTGAGCGATCTGCTCCAGAAGGGCTCCGAGCAGGTGGCGGCAGGCTATTTCCTCTACGGCACCTCGACCATGATGGTCTACACCACGGGCTCCGGGGTGCACGGATTCACCATGGACCCAAGCGTCGGGGAGTTTTTGCTTTCCCATCCCGACATCCGCATCCCCGAGACCGGCCGGGTTTATTCGGTCAACGAGGCCTATTGGCACTACTGGGACGACGCCACCCGCGAGGCCGTGGCCTATTTCAAGAGCCCGGACAACACCCGGGGAAAGCCCTACAGCCTGCGCTACATCGGCTCCCTGGTGGCGGACTTCCATCGCAACCTGCTATACGGGGGCATCTTCCTGTATCCCGCCGACGTTCGCGATCCCAAAAAACCCGCCGGAAAGCTACGCCTTTTGTGCGAGGCCTCGCCCCTGGCGTTTGTCTGCCAGCAGGCGGGCGGCGCGGCCACGGACGGGATGGGCGACATTCTGGACATCGAGCCCCAGGAACTGCACCAGCGGGTGCCGCTTTTTATCGGCAGCAAAAACGATGTGGCCAAGGTGTCCGAGATTTACGCCAAACATCGCGCATGATCGTCCTGGGCATCGAGACCTCCTGCGACGACACCAGCGTAGCCCTGGTCGCCGAGGATGGTCCCCTTCTGGAGAAGACCGCCCTGCAGGAGGACGTGCATTCCCTGTTCGGCGGGGTGGTGCCGGAATTGGCCTCCCGGGAGCATCAACGGCTTCTGGGGCCCCTGTGCCGGGCGCTTTTTTCCCAGTCGGGCGTGTCCCCTGGCGAACTGGGGGCGGTGGCCGTGGCCCGGGGACCGGGGCTTTTGGGCAGCCTGTTGGTGGGGCTGGGGCTGGCCAAGGGCCTGTGCCTGGCCACGGGCGCGCCCCTGATCGGGGTCAATCACCTGCACGCCCACCTTCTGGCCGCCGGGATCGGACAAGACATCGCCTATCCGGCCCTGGGCCTTCTGGTTTCAGGTGGCCACACCCAGATCTGGCGCATGGCCTCGGATCTCGATTTCACCCTGCTGGGCCGCACCCTGGACGACGCAGCGGGCGAGGCCTTCGACAAGACCGCCAAGATGCTCAACCTGCCTTATCCCGGCGGCCGGTACATCGACCTTTTGGGTCAGGGCGTTTCACCCGACCACAGCCTGTATCCCCGTCCCCATCTCGATGACCCCGGGCTGGATTTCAGCTTCAGCGGCTTGAAAACCGCCGTGGCCGAGCATGTGCGAAAAAGGCCAGGCCTGCGGATGGCCGACATGCCAGCCCCCGGCGATCCCTTCGACCCCGGTCTGGCCGATCCCGAAACCCGGGTGGCCTGCGCCTCCCTCAACTGGGCCGTGGCCGACACCCTGCGCATCAAGCTGACCCGGGCCGCCCGGCTGCATGGGCCGTTCGCCTCACTGGTGGTCGCCGGAGGGGTGGCCGCCAATTCCCGCGTACGGAGCATGGCCGCCGATCTGGCCGACCGCCTGCGATTGGCGTTGCGTCTGCCGCCCCTGGCCCTGTGTTCCGACAATGGCGTCATGATCGCCCATATGGGCCGAAAATTGGCCCTGGCCGGATTCAGGCATGGACTGGATGTGGATGCGATTGCTCGTGGGAAAAAAATCCCATGGGATTACAAGATATTGTCGTAATATCTCGGAAAGGGCGGAGCCTGGTGGGTTGACAGGGATATGCCGCGCCCCTACCTCAAGACGATGCGAGCGGCCGGAGGATTCCCATTTCCTCTTGCCATCACAGGGATTTGTACGTAATATTTCCTTTATTTTGAGTTAAAAAGCATTCCGAGGCCGCCTGTTTTCCGCACGGCTTCGGGAAAAAGGAGAGAGACGATGGCCATACAACTCAGTGACGGCGCATTCGAGGCCGAGGTGTTGCAGTGCGACCTGCCGGTTCTGGTGGATTTCTGGGCGCCCTGGTGTGGCCCGTGCCGCGCCATGGGGCCGGTCATCGACGAGCTGACCAACGAATACGCCGGACAGGTCAAGGTGGCCAAAATGAACGTGGATGAGAACCCCAGCACGCCGAGCAAGTACGGCATCCGGGCCATCCCCACCCTGATCCTGTTCAAGGGCGGCGAGGTGGTGGAGCAGATCACCGGCGCCGTGTCCAAAAGCAGCATCAAGGAAATGCTCAGCCAAAAGGCCTTGTAATCCATGAAGCGTTTTGACGCCGTGGTCATTGGGGGCGGTCCCGCCGGAATGACGGCCGCCCTTTATCTTTTGCGGTCCCAGGCCTCGGTCGCTGTCGTGGAGAAGCTGTCTCCCGGCGGGCAGATGCTCATGACGCATATGATCGAGAACTACCCCGGCTTTCCCGACGGCATTGAAGGATGGAAGCTGGCCGACGCCATGGCCGCCCATGTGGACAAGTATCCCCACGTAAAGATTGCCGACGAGGTCATGGCCATGGAGCCGGTTCCCGGCGGACACCGCATCCGGGTCGGCGGGGAATGGATCGAGGCCTCCGTGGTGGTTTTGTGCGTCGGGGCCCGCTACAAGCGGGTGGGCATCCCGGGGGAGAAGGAACTTTTAGGCAAGGGCGTTTCCTATTGCGCCCTGTGCGACGGGAATTTCTTCCGCAATCAGGTGGTGGCGGTCATCGGCGGGGGAAATGCCGCCCTGGAAGAATCCCTGTACCTGAGCCGCCTGGTCAAAAAGCTCTACCTCATCCATCGCCGCGACGATTTCCGGGGGCAGAAATGCTTCCAGGACAAGTGCGAGGTGACTCCGGTCATCGAGATCCTGCGTTCGAGCGTGGTCACGGAAATCCAGGGAACGGACAAGGTCACCGGCATTCTGGTGGAAAACAAAAAGACCGGCCATGCGAGCGCCATTCCCGTGGACGGAGTGTTCGTCTTCGTGGGGTTCGAGCCCCAGGGCGATTTTTACCCGGCCGGGCTCGAACGCGACCCGGCGGGCTTCGTGGTCACCGACGCCTGCATGCGCACCAACATCCCGGGCCTGTACGCCGCTGGCGACATCCGTTCCAAAGAGTGCCGCCAGGTGGCCACCGCCGTGGGCGAGGGCGCTGCTGCGGCCCACGCCGCCCTGGCCTATCTGGAATCCCTCGGCCGCTCCTAAGCGTGGGGCAGGACGTCTCTTTTTTTTCGCATGGCGCGGATCGTGCCATGGCCACGGACGGCAGCAGGATTGCGCGTCCGTCGCTTTTTTTCGCAAGCCCGTCGCGGTGCTACGAATCGGATTCCCACGCCCGCGAATGGTCGCCCGAACCAAAAAAACCGCTGGATGGATTCGCCCGTTATGCAGCCGGAGGCGCGTTTTTCCAGGTTTTTTTTCCATTGTGCCCGTGATGGCGGTCTGCTATAACGCCCACCTGCATGCCGGAGACGTTCCGGCATGACGCCATGAAAAACTGGGAATGCCCGCCGTGTGGCGGATGATCGTGCGATGCATCCATCCCGATTGTGCAGCGTTTCGACCGCAAACTGTTTTCCCCGGAACATGATATGAAAAAAAACGTGTTGCGACTGTTGACTCCGTGCG
Above is a genomic segment from Desulfolutivibrio sulfodismutans DSM 3696 containing:
- the trxA gene encoding thioredoxin, with amino-acid sequence MAIQLSDGAFEAEVLQCDLPVLVDFWAPWCGPCRAMGPVIDELTNEYAGQVKVAKMNVDENPSTPSKYGIRAIPTLILFKGGEVVEQITGAVSKSSIKEMLSQKAL
- the fbp gene encoding class 1 fructose-bisphosphatase — its product is MPQITVTEHLLLHQKESPMATGRFTRLLNELILAAKIISREVRKAGLVDVLGFTGEVNVQGEQVQKLDEYANKVLIHRMQRAGVLCAIASEENADLILIPDTFPKGEYFLIFDPLDGSSNIDANVNVGTIFSIYRAKDSGNGERLSDLLQKGSEQVAAGYFLYGTSTMMVYTTGSGVHGFTMDPSVGEFLLSHPDIRIPETGRVYSVNEAYWHYWDDATREAVAYFKSPDNTRGKPYSLRYIGSLVADFHRNLLYGGIFLYPADVRDPKKPAGKLRLLCEASPLAFVCQQAGGAATDGMGDILDIEPQELHQRVPLFIGSKNDVAKVSEIYAKHRA
- a CDS encoding NAD(P)/FAD-dependent oxidoreductase, translating into MKRFDAVVIGGGPAGMTAALYLLRSQASVAVVEKLSPGGQMLMTHMIENYPGFPDGIEGWKLADAMAAHVDKYPHVKIADEVMAMEPVPGGHRIRVGGEWIEASVVVLCVGARYKRVGIPGEKELLGKGVSYCALCDGNFFRNQVVAVIGGGNAALEESLYLSRLVKKLYLIHRRDDFRGQKCFQDKCEVTPVIEILRSSVVTEIQGTDKVTGILVENKKTGHASAIPVDGVFVFVGFEPQGDFYPAGLERDPAGFVVTDACMRTNIPGLYAAGDIRSKECRQVATAVGEGAAAAHAALAYLESLGRS
- the tsaD gene encoding tRNA (adenosine(37)-N6)-threonylcarbamoyltransferase complex transferase subunit TsaD → MIVLGIETSCDDTSVALVAEDGPLLEKTALQEDVHSLFGGVVPELASREHQRLLGPLCRALFSQSGVSPGELGAVAVARGPGLLGSLLVGLGLAKGLCLATGAPLIGVNHLHAHLLAAGIGQDIAYPALGLLVSGGHTQIWRMASDLDFTLLGRTLDDAAGEAFDKTAKMLNLPYPGGRYIDLLGQGVSPDHSLYPRPHLDDPGLDFSFSGLKTAVAEHVRKRPGLRMADMPAPGDPFDPGLADPETRVACASLNWAVADTLRIKLTRAARLHGPFASLVVAGGVAANSRVRSMAADLADRLRLALRLPPLALCSDNGVMIAHMGRKLALAGFRHGLDVDAIARGKKIPWDYKILS